The Parus major isolate Abel chromosome Z, Parus_major1.1, whole genome shotgun sequence genome has a window encoding:
- the EXOSC5 gene encoding exosome complex component RRP46 → HPPRCAGVLERSREQLLRQTCEAVVLGVLHPRTAISLVLQVLSDAGSLLSCCLNAACMALLDAGLPLATLFCGVTCALQPDGTILLDPTARQEQDARAIFTFAIASSERKVLMATTKGSCSVEEMQQCLAAAQRAADTIFQFYRDSVCRRYSKS, encoded by the exons CACCCTCCTCGTTGTGCAGGCGTGCTGGAGCGCAGCCGGGAGCAGCTGCTGCGGCAGACGTGCGAGGCCGTGGTCCTGGGGGTGCTGCACCCCCGCACCGCCAtctccctggtgctgcaggtgctcagcGATGCTGGCTCG ctgctgtcctgctgcctgaaCGCCGCCTGCATGGCGCTGCTGGATGCGGGGCTGCCCCTCGCCACCCTCTTCTGTGGTGTCACCTGCGCCCTGCAGCCCGACGGCACCATCCTGCTGGACCCCACGGCCCGACAGGAGCAG gacGCCCGCGCCATCTTCACCTTTGCCATCGCCAGCAGCGAGAGAAAGGTGCTGATGGCCACCACCaagggcagctgctctgtggaggAG ATGCAGCAGTGCCTGGCCGCAGCCCAGCGCGCTGCCGACACCATCTTCCAGTTCTACCGCGACTCCGTGTGCCGCCGCTACTCCAAGTCCTGA
- the EMC4 gene encoding ER membrane protein complex subunit 4 isoform X1, whose product MAAAAALRSRRFKWSLDLGAAPGARPRGAAEGRGPLGFADRQLGEGGVHESDKILMEKRCWDVALAPLKQIPMNLFIMYMAGNTISIFPAMMVCMMGWRPLQALMSLSATLKALESSSRRALQGLVFLVGNGLGLALALYKCQAMGLLPTRPSDWLAFVTPPQRMEFTGGGLIL is encoded by the exons AtggcggcggcagcagcgcTCCGGAGCCGCCGGTTCAAGTGGTCGCTGGATCTGGGGGCGGCGCCGGGGGCACG GCCCCGCGGAGCCGCCGAGGGCCGCGGCCCGCTCGGGTTCGCAGACCGGCAGCTGGGGGAGGGCGGCGTCCACGAGAGCGACAAGATCCTTATGGAGAAG CGCTGCTGGGACGTGGCTCTGGCGCCGCTGAAGCAGATCCCCATGAACCTGTTCATCATGTACATGGCCGGCAACACCATCTCTATCTTCCCTGCCATGATGGTCTGCATGATGGGCTGGCGCCCGCTGCAGGCCCTCATGTCCCTGTCTGCCA CACTGAAGGCCCTGGAGAGCTCAAGCCGGCGGGCACTGCAGGGTCTCGTGTTCCTGGTGGGCAacgggctggggctggcactggccCTCTATAAGTGCCAGGCCATGGGGCTGCTGCCCACCCGCCCTTCCGACTGGCTGGCCTTTGTCACCCCCCCACAG CGAATGGAATTCACTGGGGGGGGCCTGATCTTGTGA
- the EMC4 gene encoding ER membrane protein complex subunit 4 isoform X2: MNLFIMYMAGNTISIFPAMMVCMMGWRPLQALMSLSATLKALESSSRRALQGLVFLVGNGLGLALALYKCQAMGLLPTRPSDWLAFVTPPQRMEFTGGGLIL, from the exons ATGAACCTGTTCATCATGTACATGGCCGGCAACACCATCTCTATCTTCCCTGCCATGATGGTCTGCATGATGGGCTGGCGCCCGCTGCAGGCCCTCATGTCCCTGTCTGCCA CACTGAAGGCCCTGGAGAGCTCAAGCCGGCGGGCACTGCAGGGTCTCGTGTTCCTGGTGGGCAacgggctggggctggcactggccCTCTATAAGTGCCAGGCCATGGGGCTGCTGCCCACCCGCCCTTCCGACTGGCTGGCCTTTGTCACCCCCCCACAG CGAATGGAATTCACTGGGGGGGGCCTGATCTTGTGA